From Rhizophagus irregularis chromosome 29, complete sequence:
AAGATGCATCAATAGTAAAATTCGCaccaagaaattttttttttaaaaaaaaagaaaaaaacagcaataatattatcatattaaaatGTCTAAAAACTTTAATGTTCCACCTCCAGAGActaaatattgtatattaacATTTCCATCACCACGAATATTACTAATAACAATTAATCGTCCAAAACAACTTAATGCACTTAACCTTCCTGCACATTTTGAATTAGATGGAGTATTTAATTGGTATAATAAAGAACCAGAATTATGGGTTGCTAttgtaagtaaatttttttttttaatatttacattattatcattattatgaaTCTATATCTatctaattatatatatatttttattattagattactGGAGTGGGAAACAAAGCATTTTGTGTTGGACAAGATTTGAAAAGTGAATTTACATCAAATGAGAAGGGATCATCGtctaatgatgatgattcaatattaaagaattttcctAAAAGTGGATTTGGTGGAATAAGTAGAAGAGTTGATAGTTTAAAACCTGTAATTGCTGCTGTTAATGGTTTCGCTATTGGTgagaataaattataacaaaacttctttctaatttttctaatcGTATTTCTTTCTTAGAACTAcaattgtaatttatatagGTGGTGGGATGGAAATCACTTTAGCATGTGATATTGTTGTTGCAGCaaaaaattccatattttCTTTACCTGAAGTAAAAAGAGGTATTGTCGCTGTTAATGGTGGATTGACAAGATTAGTTAGATTCATtggtatgtttttttttcatttcattttttttttcatatattaatgAGTATTAAATAGTTTTGCACATTATATGACGATAGGATATCAGAGAACATGCGAACTGGCTTTTACGGGCCGAAATATTTCAGCCGAAGAATGTAAAGAAATTGGTcttgttaataaaatagtacCAACTTAtaaggtaattattattattattacatacttcatttaaaatatataacttaaTCTTCCTATTTAATCAAACAGGATGTTGTACCGGCTGCTCTTAAAATTGCCtcagaaataattgaaaattctCCTGATgccattaaattttcaaaacaaGGAATACTTTATTCACTAGAATCTCCTTCTTTAACTGAAGCCGAAAGAAAACATCTTACTTCTGATAttgctaaaaaattttataatcaagataattttaaagaaggtatgttatcttttaaagaaaagaggAGTCCTAAATggaaaaattctaaattataaaaattataaaacctcatattaaattaattgtatcATTACCCATTTTACTGAATcggatttattataatttaataatgttatttatacattaaaaaactccaaatattattgcaattaaacattggatttttttttcttttattaaaaggaTCTAAACAAGtgcttataaataaataatttaatctgctatttatattctaaatcCTAAATCCAATTGCTTGGATCATACTTTCAATACTTGATTGCCAGCTTAAACTTACCTTATCAGTTAAAATtgcattaataaatgataaattttcctatttataaaaaataaattagttaaaaataaaataaataatataaaattttcaaataaatttattaaactcacattatctttacaaaattctatattattttcagATTTAATACACGagaaaagattttcttttccATCCTTTATTCTTTCATTTAAATCACTCAATTGCTTTTTCGTTGATTCAAGATTTTCTTTTACAGATGTCGACAAAACTTGTAACATTTGGGCCTAAATTAAGttaatataaaacattaacAGCTTACaatgattatttttcaaataaaaatttaattactaacCAATTCCTTATTTCCAGACttcttatttttaacatttatcgtttcatttacaattttatttacaacaataatataattacaagtctatttaaattatgaataaaaatatttaatacaattatcgagtcaaaaaaaaagcataaacaatgattttaattattacctCTATGAAAGTCGAAAATCGATGCATATGCTTCCAGGATAATTCCTGTAATTTAACTTCAGAAAATTCCTTCGTAGATTTATctgaaaattataaacatatatatataaatgaaaattagaaatcaaataaaatgtgtgaatcaatacaaataaatatgaatcGTAAAAAACCTTTTAATTCAGAAATTATTTCATCGATAATTTTTGATAGTTTTTCAACAGACTCTTTCTGACCCCCTTGAACTTCTTTAAATGCAATGTATAATCTACCTAAGCTTACTACTGTCTTTCCTATATATCTTTCCTCTAAGGTAAtcttaatataacaataaaaatataagcttataaaacaatttaaacaaaaaaaaagataaataaaaaaaataaaagtacaAACCCCTAATCCTTCCTTATTCTCTAACTTAACCGATTTCTCTAATTCTTCAATCAATGGTATTAAACTATCgacattattattagtatGCATAAGCTTGAAAATTTGTGGAATGATAGAGAATATTTTCAACCAAGTATTctaaaatgaaatgaatataaagaatCAATTACTTTAagatgaataaaaaaatcggGTAAACATAATGATAAATACAATGAATATCTACATCAAGTTTCGGGGACACCCTTGTATCTTCTTcgatagttttattttttgaagaattataattattcattacTACAAAATCCCTATTATCATATAGAGATTTACAAAAAGAATCTGaaagaacaaataaattaacttaaGTTAAacgaattaatttataaattaaattatattatttaccatCATAATTGAGATCAGAAATATCTATTTCTCTCTCAAGATACTCAATTGCACCCTTGAAATCTTTTGATACGCTCAGAAACTCAAGACGTATTATTTCTCTATCTATAAGGACTTTTTGTTGAGAATTATCCAATTCTTTTCGAAACTGAATAAATTCTTGtatctatataaaataataaaaatcagtttaaaaataataatgtaaaattataatttatgatagTAAATGTTGTTACCTTACTAAAGGTAGCATATTTATACGCTTGAACTATCATTTCTGGTGTCTAAAATATCGATATCAAGTTAATATGGAATATTTGAacatactttttatatatgtaaacaAACATTTCACCTCTACATCGTTGCTGCGATAAATAGGAAGAGTATCATAACATGCTTGAGTCACGTCTTCATAAATTGCAAAAGATGATGACCGCGCACAAATGTAATGGCtatgaaaaaaatggaaaatacaTCAACAACAACACATCACTGATTAACTTTTCTCGTAAACATTTGAAATACCTCATAGTGTCTAGTTGTACATGCTTTATATCCATAGACTTATACAATTCAAGAGGTTCCAAAATAATTCCTGTTTGAGATGAAATTAAATAGACAAATAAATTGAACATTGCGATTCCTAAAATAGTGGTTACATACCAAGAGCTTGATATAATCGAATTAGTAGTagtttaaattgaaaattatatttgctTTTATGCAAAGCCTTGTCCAATAGGAAAATTGCataaaacagaaaagaattttgatctagattataataataataaaaatcatgaaagttgttattaacaatatataatttctctttcttatatatattgtatataataaatcaaccTTTTCTATTATGTAGATCGATAAGAATATGAGATGCCAGGATGACAAATTCATCGCCATATTGATTTTCAGTATCCAGCAATTTCGAACctgttattaatatattaaataccatttacaatatatacaatatatcgAGTAAATATCAagacaatttttaatatttttcgtaCCGTACTGAAGAGCATCATTGTATGATTGCCATAACTTATCAACATATGCCATCGCATCACTTTCGTTAATGTCTGACAATAGTCCAAGATATCTTTCTAACTTATAGgcattaacatttttttgaacatttCGAATCTTTGACTAAATTGAACAAgaatatttttagttaatttatatgaaacaaATATGAAAGAACCAAAAGAACATTTTATTTACCTTTTCATCCTCacaattattatcaattgaaGCCTTAAATTCCTCGATGAACTTCTTCGAGGTTTCCAATgaaaaatctttcaaataagGTTTCAAATCTTCAAAACAACTCGACTTATCTCCAAACCTCCGAGCATATTCAATCGTCAATGTTTCCATTTCTTTTGCCGgcttactttctttttttcccgAAATAACACGCTTTTCTAATTCTAACTCTGCAAGGAATGGCCCTCGTTTGACATCGTTTGATTCTGAttcctttttttgtaaagaatacAAAAATTCACGAGCAGCATCCAAATTCAGCTTCTTATTCAAACTatgacataaaaataattcaaataaatttaaaagaattatatccaatatagttatataaatatataatttgccAGCTCACCTTTCTCCATTTTCATCCTTTTCAtccttttcatctttttcacctttttcatcctttttatctttttcatctttttcatccttttcacctttttcatctttttcatccTTTTCATTAGAatcaattatatgaaaaagagaatctatataaattaaatatgctTTCCAATCATCTAcactatttaaaataatttatggtttattttaataatgaagttGTGaagttcttttataatattcgatatatatttatcaacaTACTTCACTTCTAAGGATGATTTGCTTGCATCAATTGCTTTTGTCCAATTATCAGTCTTCAGAAGCAAATCGTTTCGAATATGAATCATCTCGGTGTCATTTTCACATTTTTGAACGAGATCATCTTTCAAACTTTCTAAAACTTCCAGAGCTTCCTTggttttattttgtttcaataAAATGATCATATAAAGATGAacctctaaaaaaaaaaaagataaatataagttgttaatcaaataaaaagagttaaaaaaCGAAATTGAATAAATACCTTCAGTGGTTCTCATTCTTCCTTCATTTACTGCTTTGACCATCATACGTTCAgctaatgatataaaaattgtcGATTGTGATTCAGGAGCATTTTCTGCCTAGcatacattttaaaattaaatattttaaaagtaatctttaaatataaaatataaattttttctttaaaaatttacctgTAACACCAAACTCATGATAGACCAAAATAAGTacttattaactttaaatgaTTTGTGTAATTTTAAGCCAgcctatattataaataaatggtTAGTATAATTACGAGTCCCAAACAAAAAAACACGTATATCGAATTACCTGTTGTTGCCCTTTATAATCATGATTTCGAACCAAAGCCATAAACCAATGATTAGCAAGTTCTTCGTTATTAGGACTTTGACGTACAGCATTTTCATATATTTGAATAACTTCATCGACTAtaatcaaaagaaataaataaaatgtaaacaataataatatgaaaacgTAAAAAGAAACGATAatatatagattattataCGTTTTCCTAATGATCGATAAACCATGGTAAGAGCTTGTAATATAGGTTCGTCTGATggtttcttttctttaacttGTGAACATAATTGCAATGCTTCCTCAGATTTTCCAGTTCTTTCTAGTATCAAACCTTTTAGAGCCTGAATAACAAACAACATTTTTAACACACTGAATCAAGAAAAAGATTTGATGGAAATTTTCCTTATATCAATACCTTTAATATAAGAGCTTCAGgctgtttttttaataatttattacattgtGACAAAGCAGacttataatttgaaatttcaattGCCTCTAACAAAAATATAAGTGTATCGTTGATAATTTTCTTATGATAATtgataaacaataataataataataataaattttaccatATATCGGACGAATTTTTCGTTCACTAACGTCCACGATAGAGGCCATttggattaaaattaaaaaatttttaattcattggttggattaaaattttttttattttttttttgatggtaGATGTTGATGTTTTGATGTCGTGCTACTATTTGTGTTTCGTCACGTGTAAAAAGAATCGTGTTTTAGAAAAAGATCATTGAAAATGAGATACAAATGAATACAAATGAGAATAcaaattcgattttttttttttgttacaaatttaaaaacttttttaaaaacttttttttatttttaatttaatttctaaatgGGTTGACATTGTATTAAAActatcgataaaaaaaaaaaaaaaattattattttattttattttttttttttgaagttttttattaccatccataaattttcagaaaaaaaaggtatgttttttttgaaagtttctaaaaataaaataaaataaaaaaaaaaaatttacacaaaATATAGGAacctaattaaataattaattaagaattaattaattacccccaatgaaatcttttttttcaagttcCTCTATGAGCCAACCAAGTAGGCTCAGTAATTCCGGTACCCCAAACAGGTTTAATTCTATGCTTGATTTTTCCTCCAGCAGATGAACCTCCAATAGGATTACTTTGTTGATGTTCATTAATAACTTCTAAACTAAAAAtcaatttacttaataaaaatcttattcttCCTTGTTTATCAACTTCGGCAGTTTTATCcttaaatttcatataaatctCACTACCATAAACTTTTTGACCATCAATTTCAAATGCACTAACACttttaattccattaaaaatatcatttttttgatcataatCTTCACcaataacatttataataatatctcTTATAATTCTACTATGTTCTAAATTTACTGGTTGAAATTTCCATTCAATAGAATTAAGTGGAGATACATCACATATAACACCACCCATATGAAATAATACAACAGGCATTCCTTCacttttataaattacatattgtTTATCACCAAATCTCTTTAATTGTAAGAGAAGTGGGTCAATATCAGTTAATCTTTTCTCAATTTTAAAATgactattaaaaatatctccAATCCTTGTATCCAATGTAATCATAGATTCTGAAAGTTttgataattgaaaaaattttgcatctcttaataaattttgacgAAATACATTTTCTGACATTCCAACTGGTAAATTTATGGATGAAATTGGAAATATTTCATAACCACGTAAGTATCTAGAAATTACTTCAAATATTACAGGATCTcgatcaaaaaatatttctttttctccaTAAACTTCTCCTCCCCAAAGCATTTCTGTAAATAAGTTTGGTGCATCTGTTTgtaaactaaaatattaaagagaAGTGAATCaagataatactaataatcttttaaagaaaaactattattaagtTACCTTGTTTCAGAAAATTCAAAGACTTTACCTCCAACTCTTACCAGATATGAATCTGTCAtgactaaaaataaatatcaaattaataataaactgaaaaagtaaagtaaataaaccaatttaaGGTAGCGGTTAAAATAATTGTTgatcatatgatatttttttaaataatattatgggATCTGCATTGTTTAACATAGTACAGGTAGGGCTTGTATGCGGCCAGAATTAAAGCctttcacgtgatttttacTAGAAGATTACTGACTGCGAAAAAAGCCAAGAACAAGACTGAGCTTCAGATAATCTTTTAAGGTTTCGTTACAATGATGGACGACCTGATAAAACGGGTATCACGGAAGACCAATCTCCAGGTTAGAATGGCCTTTAACCCTTGCCACATCTCATCAGAGCCGGAAAAAAACGATTTAAAAGAggagataaaaaaaaggtgaGAATGAATTTAAccaataatgatgataaaaggTTAATGATAGAgaacaaaatgataaaattaagaaaagcAATAAGAAAAAGTACaagatataaagaaattttatttattcattagtaaagaaatacaattatgaaattattatcgAAATTTGTTGAAAGCCACTATTGTGgcttaatttgaattatttcatatCTGTAATATAAGAAATACTATCTAGTTGATTTCTTTCTTCATTCATTATTTGCATTTCTTgctaattttctaatttcatatttattcattaacaCGACAAACTTTGCTCTAAATTTCCAGTAAAGCCGTTATAACCACTATGTTAACAATTATtagtactaaaaaaaaaaatagacatatagataattattttttacctaTTATGATGaacaagaaataataaattataaaattcactatttttaaaatacgtTCTTGGTGcgtttcaatattattatagatatGTTGTATATTGTTTCGTATGAATGAAGGTTTGTGAGTAAGGTTGACGCCTTAactgtttttttaaatagttgcGAAATTACGGCTATATAAAAAACTTAGAGTTGCGTTGCGGCCACATCTCAATTTGTGAGGAAGTTTCTTTGctttaagattttaatttttaattgtccAAAGCGTAGCATGGAGGATATTCGATATcgatataaaaatctttaaagttatcgttatatcaaattataccaattagaaaaaatatttcataacttTAGCTGcacaaaatttttacaattcaATTACTTCTTtcctataattaattaatgattaaatctaatctatttttattgaCCAACAAGAATTTCACCAATTTTATTTAGGTCCAAAAATCGAATGTcttaaattacttaaattatcaaataatgaaagtGTAACGAGACTTcgatcaaaataaataaaaaatctccTGGTGTTACGGGAAACAAaggataaatttttaaatttgatgcACTTTTTTTAGAAGGACATTTAagacttttaaaaaaaaaacgaaatttagtacaaatataaatataaaaataaatttaggtAAGGGGGATATTTTAATTCCTCACATGATCATTCCCCCCTTCTTCCATTTACTTAAAATggaagtaaaaattttaattaaagaacaatcatagataaatataatatagataaattaCGTAATCATGATCAAATTTCATTATTCAATGAAAAATCAAATGCATTGTTATTCTATTTTAGccatttttaatatgataatttttctttaaatagtttaaaacaGTAAAATTTCGcattaaatgtattaaatttgGTTAATCCTGGTTTTGATCAgattgagatttttttaaatgcttgttttctatattaatcattttctaCTACATTCGACCGTCGTAATATTAGTAGTAAAGTTTATGCAAGTTTATATTGTactattttgaatttatagtaaataataatttcgcACATTAACATACACTACATAAGTTTGTAGAAAACATATTGTTTGAATGAAAAATTTGCATGAAATCCCCTTCTTGGCGCGTCGTCTATTTCCGCGTGTAATCATCCAATTACAATATAATCTCTAATTATAGTTCCGAGGTTGAGGTGAcgcaaattaaaaataacgaACTCTTTCGCAAGTATTTAaacagatgaaatttccctTCGTTAAAAACTCaagattttcattaaaatcttaaaatctacgatataatataaaaaatatcaataataatcaattaatttctttaagctttaatctttaattctttattaatatttgacaTCATGAACAGCAAAATCTTTACCATCTTTACAATTCTTTTTGTCTTGCTCGCGACATTTGTAACCTCTATTCCAATTGAGAAGCGTGCTAAAAAAGTTATTCATGTAACTTCTCCAGGAAAAGGTCCATGGGCATTAAAATCAGATCAAGTTGTTAGTTGGTGGTGCAACGAATGTAAATCAGATggtaattattatcatattttatctTACTTGAAAGCCATTTATAAAtgatctttaattaataaattttcattctttttctcGTACATAGAGGATGTTATCGTTCGAATTATCCAGAAAAAATCATCTTCTTCTAATGTTGAAGTTTACAAAAAGGATGTAAGTTATCTCTTCTCTagatatgaaattatttgactaatatatatatatatatatatatatatatttaaaatttatatataatcaattaattttctttgattattatttcattaggGAAAAAATGCTTTTGATGGACATCTTCAATTTACAATTGGAAAAGATTGGGATGTTAAGAAGAAATATTTTGCCGAAGTTACACTCAAAAGTGATTCTAAAGTTGTTGGTAAAGGTGttgaatttggaatttttaaaccTTAAATGATtagattattcaaatttatattttttttgcaagaaTACTATTAgaatagaaattaattttgtaatagtatattttatgtccaattttaatattagatcatataataagtaataataataaaagattttaatatgttatGAGTATATATTAACtgctaattattttattgaactAGCTAGTGCAATTGATAAAAGCTATCGTAAATCGTCATATGgatttaattataaactttaatattttaaaactattacTGCTAATATATTATACGTAAATAACCAATTATACCTTTTCTTCACATTCGATTCCAAACAGCAATACATCACTACAGCAATAGAAATATTTCGTTATCAATCTTTTGAGTAAATTTTtacgattttaataaatttttatgattttaacgttcatttcaatttttttctaaagctCGTACCTAGAAAGAGGTCGTGCCTAGAAAGGGGAACgctaattaaaaataatggtaaaaGAAGTATTGGTCTTACATCAAGATTACTATTTtgcctaaaaataaaagagattgTGCTCACGGAATGCTTCTAGTTCTTTAACAATATGATGCACTATACCGTGACagactaaaatttaaatattttgtataaagaCTTATTGAATACTGATTAATTACGGAGAAAATCGGATAGTTTTAATCGAAATATGCACTGGAGGCGGTATTGATCTAGAGACTAAGCtggataaataaaatactctctaacttataaatttttagtatgCCAAGATACTAATGGCTCTAGGACCTAACAGTTACTTCCTGTCTTATagttcaaattaaaataatgggtccatttattttaaaatacatatatgtgtatatatgtgtatattgTATAAGTATATTCAAATGTTCTATTGTAAATGGTACAAATTTTGTAAATGTatctttgttttaaaattccgaacgtaaaaaaatgtttcatattttcaatGAATCAGATTTCTAttggttattttttctatcaaaaaaatttgtgcaACGACTGCAACGTCATTGATTCAACGTGACAAAAAGAAATCgtctgaaatttaaaaatgattctaATGATTCTTCGCTAATTTACGAACTGAGATGGATCCCTCCGATGTACATATATGCGAGTTagtataaatttcattatagaAGATGTTATCGTtcgaattattcaaattaaaccTTGAAGTATTCAAAGAATTTGTAAGCTGTCCTCTCGAGATATGAAGTTATtcgataaaaaataaatttaaaatttaattttttgatatggGACAAAATGTTCATTTAAAATAGGGCAAATTGGAATAATACAAAGCAATATTTTATCGAAGTTAGGCTTAAAAACGATCCCGACTTTTTTGGTACTAGTGTTGAATTTggaattgaaaaataattaatgaaattatatttccaAATTCAAAGAAATACTATTAGATAGATACATATAATTTTCTATAAGGATGTAGACAATAGtattagataatattttatttattataaaactgcTAATTAATCCATGttaattatgtataatataattattgtacaGAAGTAacagaattatttttaatttttaattttttaattttttattagcgattaaatttgtaacgaacaatacaaatatacaaaattttataataatagctGCAGGCACCTGATTCTAAACTAACGAACGAATACTAACCAACTAGTTTCTATATAAGTTTTAACCTGGATTTGAGACCTACTATAGTAACATACACTTAAGACGTTCTATCAACCTCGCTCTAAAAACCTGACTCCTaggataaaattaattttttatttcacctCCTTAATACCCCTGAACTCCGTTCAACTACTAACCCCTATAAGTAACAGAATTACTATTCAGTGATAATGTTGATCGGTTAAAACTATTTGGGCCATAATTTTGGTCAGAGTTATAAATGCGGACACGAGTTCCCAAACTCGAAAATTAAAACAccgatttttttctttttattattttgataaaattaatatacagcTATTAGAATAAATAcgaaatcttttaatatttttaatattaactggTTAATTAAGTCTCTTGGATAACTGGTTGAAAACCAGTTAACAGATTAAAGTTTAAGTATCTTGAAATAATGCACCGGTATTACTCATTTTTAATGATTCTAGAAAATAACGGATATAACATCTTTAGAATCTTTAGACATAA
This genomic window contains:
- a CDS encoding uncharacterized protein (SECRETED:cutsite_VTS-IP; SECRETED:prob_0.8224); SECRETED:SignalP(1-22), with product MNSKIFTIFTILFVLLATFVTSIPIEKRAKKVIHVTSPGKGPWALKSDQVVSWWCNECKSDEDVIVRIIQKKSSSSNVEVYKKDGKNAFDGHLQFTIGKDWDVKKKYFAEVTLKSDSKVVGKGVEFGIFKP